A portion of the Bufo gargarizans isolate SCDJY-AF-19 unplaced genomic scaffold, ASM1485885v1 fragScaff_scaffold_1_pilon:::fragment_2:::debris, whole genome shotgun sequence genome contains these proteins:
- the GJA1 gene encoding gap junction alpha-1 protein has protein sequence MGDWSALGRLLDKVQAYSTAGGKVWLSVLFIFRILLLGTAVESAWGDEQSAFTCNTQQPGCENVCYDKSFPISHVRFWVLQIIFVSTPTLLYLAHVFYLMRKEEKLNRKEEELKMVQNDGGNVDIYLKQIEIKKFKYGLEEHGKVKMRGGLLRTYIISILFKSIFEVGFIVIQWYLYGFSLAAIYTCKREPCPHQVDCFLSRPTEKTIFIWFMLVVSLVSLGLNIIELFYVTFKQVKDGIKGKKDPYSTTSDANPTKDCGSPKYAYFNGCSSPTAPMSPPGYKLVTADRNQSSCRNFNKQASEQNWANYSAEQNRMGQAGSTISNTHAQPFDFPDDHQNGKKVAPGHEMQPLSILDHRPSSRASSHASSRPRPDDLEI, from the coding sequence ATGGGTGACTGGAGTGCCTTAGGAAGACTCCTTGACAAAGTCCAGGCCTATTCCACTGCTGGAGGAAAAGTATGGCTGTCCGTTTTGTTCATTTTCCGCATCCTTCTCTTAGGGACAGCAGTAGAGTCAGCATGGGGAGATGAACAGTCAGCATTCACATGCAACACTCAACAACCTGGTTGTGAAAATGTGTGCTATGACAAGTCATTTCCAATTTCCCATGTACGATTCTGGGTTCTTCAAATTATATTTGTTTCGACACCCACTCTATTATACTTGGCTCATGTCTTTTACTTAATGCGTAAGGAAGAAAAACTCAACAGAAAAGAGGAAGAACTTAAGATGGTTCAAAATGATGGCGGTAATGTGGACATTTACCTCAAGCAAATTGAAATAAAGAAATTCAAATATGGTCTTGAAGAACACGGGAAGGTTAAAATGCGTGGTGGCCTACTTCGTACCTATATTATCAGCATCTTATTTAAATCAATTTTTGAAGTTGGTTTCATTGTTATCCAATGGTACCTATATGGGTTTAGCCTAGCGGCTATCTACACTTGTAAAAGAGAGCCCTGCCCACATCAAGTTGACTGCTTTCTTTCTCGCCCCACTgagaaaaccatttttatttggTTTATGTTGGTGGTGTCTCTAGTATCTCTAGGACTGAATATTATTGAGCTGTTTTATGTCACTTTCAAACAAGTCAAAGATGGAATTAAAGGTAAGAAAGATCCTTATTCCACCACAAGTGATGCAAATCCTACAAAGGACTGTGGCTCTCCTAAATACGCTTATTTTAATGGTTGTTCTTCTCCAACTGCACCTATGTCACCACCAGGTTACAAGCTTGTTACTGCAGATAGAAATCAATCCTCCTGTCGTAATTTCAACAAGCAAGCAAGTGAACAAAACTGGGCTAATTATAGTGCAGAACAAAACAGAATGGGCCAAGCTGGAAGCACTATTTCAAACACTCATGCACAGCCATTTGATTTTCCGGATGATCACCAGAATGGCAAGAAAGTAGCACCAGGACATGAAATGCAACCTCTCAGTATATTGGACCATAGGCCTTCAAGTAGAGCAAGCAGTCATGCAAGCAGCAGACCAAGACCTGATGACCTTGAAATCTAG